The following coding sequences lie in one bacterium genomic window:
- the rpsH gene encoding 30S ribosomal protein S8: MPTTDPIADFLTRVRNAIRARKTMVDIPYSRMKADLARVLMEAYYIRDFVQVDEGPQGFLRIYLKYTNGKPAIQGLRRVSSPGLRRYVNRNQIPRVMNGLGTAILTTPQGLLTGNQAQRAGVGGEIVAEIW; encoded by the coding sequence ATGCCGACGACCGATCCCATAGCTGATTTTCTGACGCGCGTCCGTAACGCGATTCGCGCGCGCAAAACGATGGTGGATATTCCCTACTCGCGGATGAAGGCCGACCTCGCCCGAGTTCTGATGGAAGCATATTATATCCGCGACTTTGTTCAGGTGGACGAAGGTCCGCAGGGATTTCTGCGTATCTACCTGAAATACACAAACGGCAAGCCCGCGATTCAAGGGTTGCGCCGTGTCTCAAGCCCGGGTCTGCGACGCTATGTGAACCGCAACCAAATTCCTCGTGTGATGAATGGATTGGGTACTGCGATTCTGACGACGCCGCAGGGATTGTTAACGGGTAATCAGGCGCAACGCGCCGGTGTGGGCGGCGAAATCGTCGCGGAAATCTGGTAA
- the rplF gene encoding 50S ribosomal protein L6, protein MSRVGRAPIKVPKGVDVKINGSDVTVKGPKGELARTFPQDIEIKLEDGTLTCHRPSDRKDHREKHGLARALLNNMVVGVTDGFKKELQIVGVGFKAEAKKRGVLLNVGYSHPVLIVAPPGVNTEVTGPTTVLVSGTDKEMVGQVAATIRAVRKPEPYKGKGIMYTGERIHRKAGKTGK, encoded by the coding sequence GTGTCACGCGTAGGACGCGCCCCCATTAAAGTGCCGAAAGGTGTCGACGTAAAGATCAACGGCTCTGACGTTACTGTCAAAGGCCCGAAAGGTGAGCTTGCGCGCACGTTTCCTCAGGATATCGAGATTAAACTCGAAGACGGCACCCTGACCTGTCACCGTCCGAGCGACCGCAAGGATCATCGCGAAAAGCATGGTCTGGCGCGAGCTCTGCTCAACAACATGGTTGTGGGCGTCACGGACGGTTTCAAGAAAGAACTGCAAATCGTAGGCGTCGGTTTTAAGGCGGAAGCCAAGAAGCGCGGCGTGTTGCTCAACGTCGGCTACAGTCATCCGGTACTCATCGTCGCTCCTCCGGGCGTAAATACTGAAGTCACCGGACCGACGACCGTGTTAGTCAGCGGAACGGACAAGGAAATGGTCGGCCAAGTGGCCGCCACAATCCGTGCAGTTCGCAAGCCCGAACCTTACAAGGGCAAGGGTATCATGTATACCGGCGAGCGGATTCACCGCAAGGCCGGAAAGACTGGCAAGTAA
- the rpsE gene encoding 30S ribosomal protein S5: MNGNNPRRGRDREDRQSEYSGGEALLEKLVAVNRVAKVVKGGRNFSFNAIVIVGDGHGRAGFGLGKANEVSDAIRKGTEAAKRAMKRYPILGTTLPHSVHGKFGAGKVFLRPASAGTGVIAGGSVRMIMECLGVRDVLTKVMGTNNPHNVVKAVFRALEEMSDARMVAARRGITVQEVFTL; encoded by the coding sequence ATGAACGGAAACAATCCACGCCGCGGCCGTGACCGCGAAGATCGTCAGTCCGAGTACTCGGGCGGCGAGGCCTTGCTCGAAAAACTCGTCGCGGTCAATCGTGTAGCCAAAGTCGTCAAGGGTGGCCGCAACTTCTCGTTTAACGCGATCGTGATCGTCGGTGACGGTCATGGACGCGCAGGCTTCGGTCTGGGCAAAGCCAATGAAGTCTCTGACGCCATTCGCAAAGGCACCGAAGCGGCCAAGCGCGCAATGAAGCGCTATCCAATTTTAGGAACGACTCTGCCGCATTCCGTGCATGGTAAATTCGGAGCGGGCAAGGTTTTTCTACGCCCTGCGTCTGCAGGTACCGGAGTCATCGCGGGTGGTTCCGTGCGCATGATCATGGAGTGCCTGGGCGTGCGTGACGTATTGACTAAAGTCATGGGCACCAACAATCCGCACAACGTTGTCAAAGCCGTATTTCGCGCGCTGGAAGAGATGAGCGATGCCCGCATGGTCGCGGCCCGTCGCGGTATTACGGTTCAGGAAGTCTTTACACTCTAA
- a CDS encoding type Z 30S ribosomal protein S14 → MAKACLIAKAKRAPKFKVRAYHRCRRCGRPRAVLRKFGLCRLCFRELAHAGDIPGVVKSSW, encoded by the coding sequence ATGGCAAAAGCCTGTTTGATCGCGAAAGCGAAGAGAGCTCCGAAATTCAAGGTACGTGCCTATCACCGTTGCCGCCGTTGTGGACGTCCACGCGCCGTGCTGCGTAAGTTTGGATTGTGCCGTTTGTGTTTCCGCGAACTCGCGCACGCCGGCGATATTCCGGGTGTTGTTAAGTCAAGTTGGTAA
- the rpmD gene encoding 50S ribosomal protein L30, translating into MAKLEVTLTRSTASRPHFHRKIVEALGFHRLHETRILPDNAATRGMLAKIPHMVTWKQHDEGAKS; encoded by the coding sequence ATGGCAAAGCTTGAAGTAACATTAACACGCAGTACTGCTTCCCGCCCGCACTTCCATCGTAAGATTGTCGAAGCGCTCGGGTTTCATCGCTTGCACGAAACACGCATTCTGCCCGATAACGCAGCGACGCGTGGCATGCTCGCGAAGATCCCGCACATGGTCACCTGGAAGCAGCATGACGAAGGAGCCAAGAGCTAA
- the rplR gene encoding 50S ribosomal protein L18: MSRKIAIRKRARVRRKLHIRKVVNGTADRPRLVVYRSVAHMYAQLVDDVAGRTLLGVSSLSPELKDQLSGKKPSEVAELVGGLCAKKAREHSIEAVVFDRNGFPYHGRVKAIAEGARKGGLKF, translated from the coding sequence GTGTCCAGAAAAATCGCAATACGCAAACGCGCACGTGTACGCCGCAAGCTGCACATCCGCAAAGTCGTCAACGGCACCGCCGACCGCCCTCGTCTTGTTGTCTATCGCAGCGTCGCGCATATGTATGCGCAGCTGGTGGACGATGTGGCCGGCCGCACGCTGCTCGGTGTCTCGTCTCTATCACCAGAGTTGAAAGATCAACTGTCCGGCAAGAAGCCGTCGGAAGTTGCAGAGTTAGTAGGCGGGTTGTGCGCGAAGAAGGCGCGTGAGCACTCTATTGAAGCTGTCGTCTTCGACCGTAACGGCTTCCCGTATCATGGCCGAGTGAAGGCCATTGCCGAAGGCGCGCGCAAGGGCGGCTTGAAATTCTAA
- the rplO gene encoding 50S ribosomal protein L15, producing MGLDRLTPAAGSTRTKRRLGRGPGSGTGGTAGRGEKGYYSRSGSVHKRGFEGGQMPLHRRLPKRGFTNVWAEGNEVVNLRDLKKLSETTVTPETLKAAGLIRHSHSSVKILGMGEADRAYEISMCAVSESAAAKITAAGGKVVSA from the coding sequence ATGGGTCTGGATCGTCTTACACCGGCAGCAGGTTCCACTCGTACCAAAAGACGCCTCGGTCGCGGCCCGGGTTCGGGCACCGGTGGAACGGCCGGACGAGGTGAAAAGGGCTACTACTCGCGTTCAGGGTCCGTGCATAAGCGCGGCTTTGAGGGTGGTCAGATGCCGCTTCACCGCCGTCTGCCCAAGCGCGGTTTCACCAACGTGTGGGCCGAAGGCAATGAAGTTGTCAACCTGCGCGATCTCAAGAAACTATCTGAGACGACCGTCACTCCGGAGACTCTGAAGGCTGCCGGGTTGATTCGTCACAGTCATTCATCGGTGAAAATTCTGGGTATGGGCGAAGCTGATCGCGCGTACGAGATCTCGATGTGTGCTGTGTCCGAATCTGCGGCGGCGAAGATTACCGCCGCCGGCGGCAAAGTGGTCTCCGCCTGA